GTCCCGCCGCCGGACTTCAACCCCTTCGCCCAGACCAGTACCCCCACCCTCGCTGCCGTCCCGGCCGCTCCGGCCCCGGCACCCGCCCCGGTCGCCGCGCCCCGCCCGGCCGCCGCCGACCCGTTCGGAACGACGCTCTCCTCCGAACCGGTCGACCCGTTCGGCACCGTGACCGGCCCGTCCGCGAGCGCCCCGGCCCCGGCGATCCCGCCGCGTCCGAGCGCCCCGCCGGTCGTCCCGGCCGCCGAGCCGGAGGAGGCCGACCCGACCAAGGGCCGGCTGGTGAAGGTCCCGCCGCCGGACTTCAACCCCTTCGCACCCCCGGCCCCCAGCGCCGCCACCACCGCGCCCGCCGAGGAGACCGAAGAGGCCGACCCCACCAAGGGCCGCCTGGTCAAGGTCCCCCCGCCGGACTTCAACCCCTTCGCCCAGACCAGCACCCCCACCGCCCCGGCGCAGCCCCAGGCTCCGCCGCCGCCGCCCGCCGCCAGCCCCTTCGGCTGACCGGGCCGTCCGAGCGCCCTGTCGACACCTCCTGTCGGCGCCTCCTGCGAAGGTCACCGCACCACCCACCGCAGGAGGGCCGACACCGTGGGCACCTGGGCCACCGGCCCCTTCGACAACGACGTCGCCGCCGACTTCGCGGACGGCCTGGACGAGGCCACCCCGGAGCGGCGCGCCGCCCTGGTCCGCACCGCGCCGACCCGCGCCCTGCGCGCCCCGGACGGCCTGGACCACTCCGTCGGCCTGCCCACCGTCGCCGCCGCCGCGCTGGTGGCCGCGCAGTGCCCGGGCGGCGAGCCGGTCACCAGCGGCTACGGTCCCCAGCAGCCGCTGCCGTCGCTCGTCGAACTGCGTCCGCTCGCGGCCAGAGTGGTCGCCCGGGCCCTCGGCCCCGACTCCGACCTGGTCGAGGGCTGGTGCACGTACGCCGCCCACCTGGCGGGGCGGGTCGGAGCGGCTGCACGCCGTCCTGCGCGAGCCCGCGCCCCCGTTCCCGGCCAGGACACCCTGTTCTGACCCTGTTGTTCTGACGCTGCCCGGAACGACCCGCCGGAACGACCCGTCAGGCCACCTGCGCCCGGCGGTCGTCGACCTCCTCCGCGAGGACGGCCATCCGGTAGAGCGCGACGAAGTACCCGGTGGCGTAGGTGTCGGCGGCGACGGCCGGCAGCAGTTCGGCGAGCAGGGCCCGGCGCCGGCGCAGGTGTTCGCGGTGGCGGGCGTCGAGCGGGCCGTCGAGGGTGGCGACGGTGCAGCCGGCGAGCGTGGTGGCCAGGGACTCGCCTTGGGGTTCCCGGTCGTACCAGTCCGGGGGGAACCGCAGGGCGCCGAACTCCTCCAGGAGCTGGGCCAGCAGTTCGATCTGATGTTCGAGCATGCCAATGATCATGCCGCACCGCCGGGCGGATGGGAACGCATGTCGCACACATCACCCCCACCTCTCCCCCGCGATCCGGCACCCGTCGAACGGGCCGCCGGTGCGGCGAATTCCCTCCTCATCGCGGAAACCCGCGCGCGGTCCAGACCTATTGCCATTCCATTACCTGCTCCCTACCCTCCAATGACACAGGACCTCCAGGGCTCCCCGACGGCCAAGGAGTCCGCTGCCCGCGCGCCCACCGGCCCGCCGGGCCGCGGCCTGCGATCCGCACCTGCACACGCACAACTCCTCCCCCACAGGCAGTGGAGCCCGCCGCGCGCCTCGCCCCGCGGCGCCGCTCCCGGACACAGGAGCCCCACATGCGCAGACGTCGGTACCGCCTCCCCCTCCTCACCGTCGGCAGCCTGCTCGCCCCGCTGCTGGCCGTCTCCCTCCCGGCCCAGAGCGCGCACGCGGCCGAGCCCACCGCGGTCTTCCACAAGGACCAGGACTGGGGCTCGGGTTACGGCGGCGGCTACACCATCACCAACGCCGGCAGTGCTGCGATCAACGGCTGGACGCTGGAGTTCGACCTCCCGGCGAACAACACCCTCGGCTCGCTGTGGAACGCCACGTACACCGCCGCGGCCTCCCACGTCACCGTGAAGAACCCGAGCTGGCAGCCGCAGATCGCACCCGGCGCCTCGTACGACTTCGGTTTCAACGTGGCCTACTCGGGCCCGTTCGCGGAGCTGAAGAACTGCAAGCTGAACGGCCGGCCGTGCGACGGCGGCGGCGCCGACACCCAGGCGCCGTCGGTGCCGACGAACGTGGTCGCGACGCAGTCCGGCGCGGGCCGGGCGACGGTGTCCTGGACGGCCTCCACCGACAACGTGCGGGTCGCCGGGTACGACGTGTAC
The window above is part of the Kitasatospora sp. NA04385 genome. Proteins encoded here:
- a CDS encoding DUF4259 domain-containing protein yields the protein MGTWATGPFDNDVAADFADGLDEATPERRAALVRTAPTRALRAPDGLDHSVGLPTVAAAALVAAQCPGGEPVTSGYGPQQPLPSLVELRPLAARVVARALGPDSDLVEGWCTYAAHLAGRVGAAARRPARARAPVPGQDTLF